In Nonomuraea sp. NBC_00507, the following are encoded in one genomic region:
- a CDS encoding iron-containing alcohol dehydrogenase, translating into MLETVRGPRQLIVGEGVAQNIPRVVAECGSRVLIVTDRVLLGQPGVAEIVAAVREKVEAVGVFADATPDVPLTDVALAVSVAAEVDADVILAIGGGTVIDLAKIVGVIRCHGGTPRDFYGESKVPGPTMPLVAVPTTSGTGSELTPVSVLTDPDRELKVGVSSVHIVPDFAIVDPELTYTCPATVTAHSGIDAFCHAVESYTARPRAHGPRDPVEQVFLGRNPITDHYALLAAERIARSLPHVVRDGGDRDARADMSYGSMLAGLAFSHAGNAAPHALQYPIGAATHTPHGLGVGLLLPYALDAARDAIGDRLAILAGVCGLDVTDASDAEAADTFLTWLDGLLADIGIPTTLADIGVARADLSRFAEMASGVTRLIQNHPGPTDTASLTAILEAAWIGDRTRHVLTPEQR; encoded by the coding sequence ATGCTTGAGACCGTCCGCGGACCACGCCAGCTGATAGTGGGCGAAGGGGTCGCGCAGAACATCCCACGAGTGGTGGCCGAGTGTGGCTCGCGAGTCCTCATCGTGACCGACCGGGTTCTTCTGGGGCAGCCGGGCGTGGCCGAGATCGTGGCCGCCGTGCGGGAGAAGGTCGAAGCCGTCGGGGTGTTCGCCGACGCGACTCCGGACGTGCCACTCACTGATGTCGCCCTGGCCGTCTCGGTCGCCGCAGAGGTGGACGCCGACGTAATCCTCGCCATCGGGGGTGGCACGGTGATCGACCTCGCCAAAATCGTCGGCGTCATCCGGTGCCACGGTGGGACGCCGCGCGACTTCTACGGGGAGTCGAAGGTGCCGGGGCCGACGATGCCTCTCGTCGCGGTCCCGACGACGTCAGGCACCGGCTCCGAGCTCACGCCCGTCTCGGTGTTGACCGACCCGGACCGCGAGCTGAAGGTGGGGGTCTCCAGCGTCCACATCGTGCCCGACTTCGCCATCGTCGACCCCGAGCTCACCTACACCTGCCCTGCGACCGTCACTGCCCACTCCGGCATCGACGCGTTTTGTCACGCGGTGGAGAGCTACACCGCGCGACCCCGGGCCCACGGACCGCGCGACCCGGTGGAGCAGGTCTTCCTCGGCCGCAACCCGATCACCGATCACTACGCGCTCCTGGCCGCGGAGCGGATCGCCCGCAGCTTGCCCCATGTCGTCAGGGACGGAGGCGACAGGGACGCGCGCGCGGACATGTCCTATGGGTCCATGCTAGCCGGGCTCGCATTTTCCCACGCAGGCAACGCGGCTCCGCACGCTCTCCAGTACCCCATCGGCGCAGCCACCCACACACCGCACGGCCTGGGCGTCGGGCTGCTGCTGCCCTACGCGCTGGACGCGGCCAGGGATGCCATCGGCGACCGGTTGGCCATCCTCGCCGGGGTGTGCGGGCTCGACGTGACCGACGCCTCGGATGCCGAGGCTGCAGATACGTTCCTCACCTGGCTCGACGGGCTCCTTGCCGACATCGGCATCCCTACTACCTTGGCGGACATCGGCGTGGCACGCGCCGACCTCTCGCGCTTCGCGGAGATGGCCAGTGGCGTCACCCGCTTGATCCAGAACCATCCAGGCCCGACCGACACCGCCAGCCTGACCGCGATCCTCGAAGCGGCCTGGATCGGGGACCGGACCCGACACGTCCTGACTCCGGAGCAGAGATAG
- a CDS encoding Ldh family oxidoreductase, with protein sequence MTGPLLRVPAEDHRALCAHDLTGLHPWGGTRAMVGTDPLAPGDAVDSAGVRATDAAAAVDGAISPFGGPKGYALGLMIEVLVATLTRTALGDDVRGTLDPTDQPTKGDVFIAMDPRAPGHDRVWEPGARACATRQPTLPTPSRSRR encoded by the coding sequence GTGACCGGCCCGCTGCTCCGGGTGCCCGCCGAGGATCACCGCGCCCTGTGCGCACATGACCTGACCGGCCTCCACCCGTGGGGCGGGACCCGGGCCATGGTCGGCACGGATCCGCTGGCACCAGGGGACGCCGTCGACTCCGCCGGTGTGCGCGCCACAGACGCGGCCGCGGCGGTGGATGGGGCGATCAGCCCTTTCGGCGGTCCCAAAGGCTACGCCCTCGGGCTCATGATCGAGGTGCTGGTCGCGACCTTGACTCGTACCGCCCTTGGCGACGATGTCCGCGGGACCCTCGACCCGACTGACCAGCCCACCAAGGGCGACGTCTTCATCGCGATGGACCCGAGGGCGCCCGGGCACGACCGAGTCTGGGAGCCCGGCGCGCGCGCCTGCGCCACCCGGCAGCCAACCTTGCCGACGCCGTCCCGGTCTCGCAGGTGA
- a CDS encoding NAD-dependent succinate-semialdehyde dehydrogenase, giving the protein MSPMNVLAPEHRRLRIGDAWRDAASGATFVVEDPATGKTIAEVADADVVDGLAALDVASNAMAEWAATPPRKRSELLTATYRALTERSEEVARLITLEMGKPLAEARGEVAYGAEFFRWFAEEAVRVEGRYNTAPAGGYRILTVPRPVGPCVFVTPWNFPLAMGARKIAPALAAGCTTITKPAAQTPLTMLFLARIMEEVGVPPGVVNVVTTKRAGEVVSALLADRRTRKLSFTGSTEVGRVLLRQAADNVLRTSMELGGNAALIVCADADLDVALDGAMVAKMRNIGESCIAANRIYVEEPVREEFTARFAKRMGALSVGHGLDDGVDVGALIDEASVTKIDELVADAVNRGARVLVGGERPDGPGHFYPPTVLVDVPEDARMLEAEIFGPVAPIISFTSDDEVMAKANDTEHGLAGYVFTRDLQRALRFAEGLETGMLGINRGLISDPSAPFGGVKQSGIGKEGSHEGILEYLDVTYAAIDLP; this is encoded by the coding sequence ATGAGTCCGATGAACGTCCTGGCCCCCGAGCACCGGCGGCTCCGGATTGGCGACGCCTGGCGCGACGCCGCCAGCGGAGCCACTTTTGTCGTCGAGGACCCGGCCACCGGCAAGACCATCGCCGAGGTGGCGGACGCCGACGTCGTTGACGGGCTCGCCGCTCTGGACGTGGCGAGCAACGCAATGGCGGAGTGGGCGGCGACCCCGCCGCGAAAACGGTCAGAGTTGTTGACCGCGACGTACCGGGCACTGACCGAGCGATCCGAGGAGGTCGCCCGGCTGATAACGCTCGAGATGGGCAAGCCGCTCGCCGAGGCTCGGGGAGAGGTGGCCTACGGCGCCGAGTTCTTCCGTTGGTTCGCCGAGGAGGCGGTGCGCGTCGAGGGGCGCTACAACACCGCTCCCGCTGGTGGATATCGCATCCTCACCGTGCCGAGGCCGGTCGGACCGTGCGTCTTCGTGACGCCCTGGAACTTTCCGTTGGCCATGGGTGCCCGCAAGATCGCTCCTGCGCTGGCGGCGGGCTGCACGACGATCACCAAGCCAGCAGCCCAGACGCCACTCACCATGCTGTTCCTGGCCCGCATCATGGAGGAGGTCGGCGTTCCCCCGGGCGTCGTCAACGTCGTGACAACCAAGCGTGCCGGCGAGGTGGTCTCAGCACTGCTGGCCGACCGTCGGACCCGCAAGCTTTCGTTCACCGGGTCGACCGAGGTCGGGCGCGTGCTGCTACGACAGGCGGCGGACAACGTGCTGCGCACCTCCATGGAACTGGGCGGCAACGCGGCCTTGATCGTGTGTGCCGACGCGGACCTGGACGTCGCGCTCGACGGTGCCATGGTGGCCAAGATGCGCAACATCGGGGAGTCCTGCATCGCGGCCAACCGAATCTACGTCGAGGAGCCGGTGCGCGAGGAGTTCACGGCGCGCTTCGCCAAGCGGATGGGCGCGCTCTCGGTGGGCCATGGTCTCGACGACGGCGTGGACGTCGGGGCGTTGATCGACGAGGCCTCGGTCACCAAGATCGACGAGCTCGTCGCCGACGCGGTCAATCGCGGAGCCCGTGTCTTGGTGGGCGGCGAGCGTCCGGATGGGCCGGGCCACTTCTACCCGCCTACGGTCCTCGTCGACGTGCCCGAAGACGCGCGGATGCTGGAGGCGGAAATCTTCGGCCCGGTGGCCCCGATCATCTCGTTCACGTCCGACGACGAGGTGATGGCGAAGGCCAACGACACCGAGCACGGCCTGGCCGGATACGTCTTCACCCGTGACCTCCAGCGGGCGCTCCGGTTCGCCGAGGGGCTAGAGACGGGGATGCTCGGCATCAACCGTGGTCTGATCTCGGACCCGTCAGCTCCGTTCGGAGGCGTGAAGCAGTCCGGGATCGGCAAGGAGGGGTCGCACGAGGGCATCCTTGAGTACCTCGACGTCACCTACGCGGCGATCGACCTACCGTGA
- a CDS encoding ABC transporter ATP-binding protein — translation MGTVAVHGLCKSFGKVQALDGVTLDVPDGSFFVVLGPSGAGKTTTLRAIAGLEKLDAGSVHLDGRDATGDAPAARDLAMVFQNYALYPRHTAYENIASPLRARRCSSSEIAAAVEQMSSLLHIERLLQRRPAQLSGGEMQRVALARALVRRPRAFLMDEPLTNLDLKLRVEMRTELTRIHRSLGATFVYVTNDQVEALSMADQVAVLKEGKVQQVGTPTEVYERPANQWVAGFVGSPPISLLACHAEGDRLVGAEGWTLPRPRWSTAEDGRPLLLGLRAEDLSVEQRGDASLSGELYGLEPLGDRTVVDVRVGTEILKVKARTTVTGTPGERLLVTVDLDRAHLFDARTGLALSEAGR, via the coding sequence ATGGGAACGGTGGCAGTGCACGGGCTGTGCAAGTCCTTCGGTAAAGTCCAGGCCCTGGACGGGGTGACCCTGGACGTACCGGACGGATCGTTCTTCGTCGTGCTCGGACCCTCCGGGGCAGGCAAGACGACGACCCTGCGAGCGATCGCCGGCCTTGAGAAGCTTGACGCCGGGTCGGTGCATCTGGACGGGAGGGACGCGACCGGTGATGCCCCGGCCGCACGCGACCTGGCCATGGTCTTCCAGAACTACGCCCTCTACCCGCGACACACGGCGTACGAGAACATCGCTTCGCCGCTGCGGGCACGCCGCTGTTCTTCGAGCGAGATCGCCGCTGCCGTCGAGCAGATGTCGAGCCTGCTGCACATCGAACGTCTGCTGCAGCGTCGTCCGGCGCAGTTGTCGGGCGGTGAGATGCAGCGTGTCGCCCTGGCCCGGGCACTGGTCCGTCGCCCACGCGCGTTTCTCATGGACGAGCCGCTGACGAACCTCGACCTCAAGCTCCGCGTCGAGATGCGCACCGAGCTCACCCGCATCCACCGGAGCCTCGGAGCAACTTTCGTCTACGTGACCAACGACCAGGTCGAGGCCCTGTCCATGGCCGACCAGGTCGCGGTACTCAAGGAGGGGAAGGTGCAACAGGTCGGAACGCCGACCGAGGTGTACGAGCGTCCAGCCAACCAGTGGGTCGCGGGATTCGTCGGGAGCCCGCCGATCAGCCTGCTCGCCTGCCACGCCGAGGGAGATCGTCTGGTCGGGGCGGAAGGCTGGACGCTGCCGCGGCCCCGCTGGTCCACGGCTGAGGACGGTCGTCCGCTGCTGCTGGGCCTGCGCGCGGAGGACCTGTCCGTCGAGCAGCGTGGGGACGCGTCGTTGTCGGGTGAGCTCTACGGCCTTGAGCCGCTCGGTGACCGAACGGTGGTCGACGTCCGAGTGGGGACGGAGATCCTCAAGGTCAAGGCACGAACCACCGTTACCGGTACGCCGGGCGAGCGGCTGCTTGTCACGGTCGACCTGGACCGTGCGCACCTGTTCGATGCGCGCACCGGGCTGGCGCTGTCCGAGGCCGGGAGGTAA
- a CDS encoding ABC transporter ATP-binding protein yields MAGIEVTALHKRYPDGTVAVDHVDLSIGDGELFVMLGPSGCGKTTTLRAMAGLERQTTGDIRIGNTLVNDLPPAERDIAMVFQFYALYPHLRTRDNLAFPLRAEGLPKAEVRERVDEAARLMRLGPLLDRRPRRLSGGEQQRVALARALVRRPRAFLMDEPLTNLDAELRADMRTEIKHLQGELGTTMVYVTHDQVEAMSLGHRIAILNKGRVEQIGTPLEVYDRPASLFCAAFIGSPPMNLIEVEVADGKLRSRGGLALTPPPGLPRDRRLVAGVRPEALEVTEPGAERSVPARVVSAEWLGDEIIYVVDHGGQRDVRVRMPPTVRFAADAPVGLRHTGGTPAVYDVSTEELVA; encoded by the coding sequence ATGGCGGGCATCGAGGTGACCGCCCTGCACAAGCGCTACCCGGACGGGACGGTCGCAGTTGATCACGTGGACCTGTCCATCGGCGACGGCGAGCTGTTCGTGATGCTCGGCCCTTCAGGTTGCGGCAAGACGACCACGCTGCGGGCCATGGCCGGCCTGGAGAGGCAGACGACGGGCGACATCCGCATCGGCAACACGCTGGTCAACGACCTGCCGCCCGCCGAGCGCGACATCGCCATGGTGTTCCAGTTCTACGCTCTCTACCCGCATCTGAGAACCCGCGACAACCTGGCGTTCCCACTGCGGGCCGAGGGACTGCCCAAGGCGGAGGTGCGCGAGCGGGTCGACGAGGCCGCCCGGCTGATGCGGCTCGGTCCGCTCCTGGACCGGCGACCGCGCCGGCTGTCCGGCGGGGAGCAGCAGCGCGTCGCGCTTGCTCGCGCCCTGGTGCGACGACCGCGCGCATTCCTCATGGACGAACCTCTCACCAATCTGGACGCGGAGCTGAGGGCGGACATGCGCACGGAGATCAAGCACCTGCAGGGGGAGCTGGGGACGACGATGGTCTACGTCACCCACGACCAAGTCGAGGCGATGTCGCTCGGTCACAGAATCGCCATCCTCAACAAGGGCCGCGTCGAGCAGATCGGCACGCCGCTGGAAGTCTACGACCGTCCGGCGAGCCTTTTCTGCGCCGCGTTCATCGGCTCCCCGCCGATGAACCTGATTGAGGTGGAGGTGGCCGACGGGAAGCTGCGCAGTCGGGGCGGACTGGCCCTCACGCCACCGCCAGGCCTGCCGCGCGACCGTCGTCTGGTCGCAGGCGTCCGGCCGGAGGCGCTGGAAGTCACAGAACCAGGGGCGGAACGTTCGGTCCCGGCCCGCGTGGTCTCGGCGGAGTGGCTGGGCGACGAAATCATCTACGTGGTTGACCACGGCGGCCAGCGCGACGTACGGGTTCGGATGCCACCGACTGTCCGTTTCGCCGCTGACGCACCGGTCGGGCTGCGGCACACCGGCGGGACTCCGGCGGTCTACGACGTGAGCACGGAAGAGCTGGTGGCCTGA
- a CDS encoding carbohydrate ABC transporter permease, giving the protein MALSVDEAVSTGPARDHTPPARRFGGRGRSVLEVALLTVLAVVMLFPVLWMIETSIKENRDVYAIPAKFFDFKVTMDHFKDVFVASGGGRSTLSVSFLNSVVVAGVSTALATVLGVPAAWAYSRFAVKAKKDQLFFILSTRFMPPVVVVIPIFLMYRQVGLIDTKLGLILIYAAFNVPFTIWMMKGFVDEVPAEYEDAAMLDGYTRLQAFWRFTLPLLLPGIAATAVFALIFSWNEFVFAIFLTSSDNVRTAPPAIAGLIGGTTVDWGLVAAASVVFALPVLVFAYLVRKHLVAGVTLGAVRR; this is encoded by the coding sequence ATGGCCCTCTCCGTCGACGAGGCCGTGTCCACAGGTCCTGCCCGGGATCACACGCCCCCCGCGCGCCGCTTCGGCGGCAGGGGCCGCTCCGTGCTGGAGGTCGCGCTGCTGACCGTGCTGGCCGTCGTGATGCTCTTTCCGGTGCTGTGGATGATCGAGACGTCCATCAAGGAGAACCGGGACGTCTACGCCATCCCGGCCAAGTTCTTCGACTTCAAGGTCACTATGGACCATTTCAAGGACGTGTTCGTCGCCTCCGGCGGCGGTCGTTCGACCTTGTCCGTCTCGTTCCTCAACTCCGTCGTGGTCGCCGGGGTCTCCACGGCGCTGGCCACCGTGCTGGGGGTCCCGGCGGCCTGGGCCTACTCACGCTTCGCCGTGAAGGCAAAGAAGGACCAACTGTTCTTCATCCTGTCCACCCGCTTCATGCCGCCCGTGGTGGTCGTGATCCCGATCTTCCTCATGTACCGCCAAGTCGGACTCATCGACACCAAGCTCGGCCTGATCCTCATCTACGCCGCGTTCAACGTCCCGTTCACGATCTGGATGATGAAGGGGTTCGTCGACGAGGTGCCCGCAGAGTACGAGGATGCCGCCATGCTCGACGGCTACACCCGCTTGCAGGCGTTCTGGCGATTCACCCTTCCCCTGCTCCTGCCCGGCATCGCCGCGACGGCGGTCTTCGCACTCATCTTCTCGTGGAACGAGTTCGTGTTCGCCATCTTCCTTACCTCCAGCGACAACGTGCGGACGGCCCCACCTGCCATCGCCGGCCTCATAGGTGGAACCACTGTGGACTGGGGTCTCGTGGCCGCAGCCTCCGTAGTGTTCGCCCTACCGGTGCTCGTCTTCGCCTACCTGGTGCGCAAGCACCTCGTCGCCGGTGTGACGCTCGGGGCGGTGCGACGCTGA
- a CDS encoding carbohydrate ABC transporter permease gives MSYSAPLTTDHPGQVASATPPAPGRSRRLGDRRLAVAFISPALLLLLAMSVFPLLWALYLSFTDYSATRGGPAEFVWFENYTAILTSPQVHLRALTTLIYVVGAVTLQTVLGFAIAYLISRRTHGRGLLTTLFLVPMMLSPVVVGLFWRFMLDAQFGVINSVLGSLGLGQVEWLTRQRTALISLILVDTWQWTPFIMLIALAGLTAVPKYLYEAASIDRASEWFKFRTITLPLVWPLLLIAVLFRAIEAFRLFDLVYILTSGGPGVSTETLSFHVYKVAFLGFNTGTASAYGILMVLVVIVLTQLYLRYLNKLKED, from the coding sequence GTGAGTTACTCCGCCCCTCTGACGACCGACCACCCGGGGCAGGTGGCGTCCGCGACGCCGCCCGCACCGGGCCGGTCCCGCCGCTTGGGCGACCGCCGGCTCGCCGTGGCCTTCATCTCCCCCGCGTTGCTGCTGTTGCTCGCAATGTCGGTGTTCCCGTTGCTGTGGGCGTTGTACCTGTCTTTCACCGACTACTCGGCCACTCGCGGGGGGCCCGCCGAGTTCGTCTGGTTCGAGAACTACACCGCCATCCTGACCTCGCCGCAGGTCCACCTGAGGGCCTTGACGACGTTGATCTACGTGGTCGGCGCGGTCACCCTGCAGACCGTGCTCGGTTTCGCCATCGCCTACCTGATCTCACGGCGCACGCACGGGCGAGGACTGCTGACCACCCTGTTCCTGGTTCCGATGATGTTGTCGCCGGTCGTGGTCGGGCTGTTCTGGCGATTCATGCTCGACGCGCAATTCGGCGTGATCAACAGCGTGCTCGGCTCGCTCGGCCTGGGGCAGGTGGAGTGGCTCACCCGGCAGCGAACGGCACTGATTTCCCTGATCCTGGTCGACACCTGGCAATGGACGCCGTTCATCATGCTCATCGCACTCGCGGGCCTTACCGCGGTTCCCAAGTACTTGTACGAGGCCGCCTCGATCGATCGGGCGTCCGAGTGGTTCAAGTTCCGCACCATCACTCTTCCGCTGGTGTGGCCGCTGCTCCTCATCGCCGTGTTGTTCAGGGCCATCGAGGCCTTCCGGCTGTTCGACCTCGTCTACATCCTCACCAGCGGAGGTCCGGGGGTCTCCACCGAGACGTTGTCGTTCCACGTCTACAAGGTCGCGTTCCTGGGCTTCAACACCGGAACCGCCTCGGCGTACGGGATCCTCATGGTCCTCGTCGTCATCGTCCTGACGCAGCTCTACCTGCGCTACTTGAACAAGCTCAAGGAGGACTGA
- a CDS encoding extracellular solute-binding protein: protein MSVPGRKVQLATAAMLVATTVAACGGQDDSAPKAPATIPELTKDPLTLSFIWFDWPPAHALEAFANAEYTKERSNVTIKVKTVPNANWHDAMFTQFAAHKTDFDIPILDSQHIGEAVTNGNILDITDFVKKNIDVKAYNPYLLAAYGQFPQAETGKRDENASLYGLPLLGDTWTMIYRKDLIGDKPPQTWDEMISVAEKCQADHPGVSGLAFHQANGSDAAAVTYNTVNGVYGGNLWDPKTRKIDGVLNDTAGQEAMDVLVNKMKPLTAKGSGNWFIDEVNAAVAQGKACIAFNWIAASGGLLDPKQSTLGTTREQILDKLGFATLPSQKTNLVPLGGMGMHVSAYSPEANQAEALNFMKWFEQADIQKKWAAAGGVPSRTDALESPEFLNAQPFNQVYTDSVPRMRDMWNVPEYARLVDIENTNVNAALNGAKTPKDALDDIAKEQQGVLNASSRKGGGGL, encoded by the coding sequence ATGTCCGTTCCCGGTCGAAAGGTGCAGCTGGCGACGGCGGCCATGTTAGTGGCCACGACCGTGGCGGCTTGCGGCGGCCAGGACGACAGCGCCCCCAAGGCACCGGCGACCATCCCGGAGCTCACCAAGGATCCGCTGACCCTCAGCTTCATCTGGTTCGACTGGCCCCCCGCCCACGCGCTGGAAGCCTTCGCGAACGCGGAGTACACCAAGGAGCGGTCGAACGTGACCATCAAGGTCAAGACCGTGCCGAACGCGAACTGGCACGACGCGATGTTCACCCAGTTCGCCGCGCACAAGACCGACTTCGACATCCCGATCCTGGACTCGCAACACATCGGCGAGGCCGTGACGAACGGCAACATCCTCGACATCACCGACTTCGTCAAGAAGAACATCGACGTCAAGGCCTACAACCCGTACCTCCTGGCGGCCTACGGCCAGTTCCCCCAGGCGGAGACCGGGAAGCGCGACGAAAACGCCAGCCTGTACGGACTGCCGCTGCTCGGCGACACCTGGACGATGATCTACCGCAAGGACCTGATCGGCGACAAGCCACCGCAGACCTGGGACGAGATGATCTCAGTCGCCGAGAAGTGCCAGGCGGACCACCCTGGCGTCAGCGGGCTGGCTTTCCACCAGGCCAACGGCTCCGACGCCGCGGCCGTAACCTACAACACGGTCAACGGCGTCTACGGCGGCAACCTCTGGGACCCCAAGACGCGCAAGATCGACGGCGTCCTCAACGACACCGCGGGCCAGGAGGCGATGGACGTCCTGGTCAACAAGATGAAGCCGCTGACCGCCAAGGGCTCCGGCAACTGGTTCATCGACGAGGTGAACGCTGCGGTCGCCCAGGGCAAGGCCTGCATCGCGTTCAACTGGATCGCCGCGAGCGGCGGCCTGCTCGACCCGAAGCAGTCGACGCTCGGCACCACGCGGGAGCAGATTCTCGACAAGCTGGGTTTTGCCACCCTGCCGAGCCAGAAGACGAACCTGGTGCCTCTCGGCGGCATGGGGATGCACGTGTCGGCCTACTCGCCCGAAGCGAACCAGGCGGAGGCCCTGAACTTCATGAAGTGGTTCGAGCAGGCTGACATCCAGAAGAAGTGGGCCGCGGCTGGTGGCGTGCCATCGCGTACGGACGCCCTGGAGTCGCCCGAGTTCCTCAATGCCCAGCCGTTCAACCAGGTGTACACCGACTCGGTTCCGCGGATGCGGGACATGTGGAACGTGCCCGAGTACGCGCGCCTCGTCGACATTGAGAACACCAACGTGAACGCGGCTCTCAACGGCGCGAAGACGCCGAAGGATGCGCTCGACGACATCGCCAAGGAGCAGCAGGGCGTGCTCAACGCCAGCAGCCGCAAGGGCGGCGGCGGACTGTGA
- a CDS encoding GntR family transcriptional regulator, with amino-acid sequence MDDEAMIARRRGAMTGGMPPGRSRGRLADEVYDTLLGQMMSLRIEPGSRVTIDVLARELGVSQTPIRDALNRMEAEGLVVRVPHAGYRIPPQITRHRFEDMLEVRLLLEPAAARKSAERASLKQVAGLRRMLEEMAELEGGDGPMAYGAFGLRDAAFHDLVALSAENQVIREALARLHTHVHLFRLLHDTQVTHLAMAEHEEVLAAIAARDPDAAAYAMRRHILLSGERFRRLFDQAKGADGMAVEA; translated from the coding sequence ATGGACGACGAAGCGATGATCGCGCGGCGCCGTGGGGCCATGACGGGCGGAATGCCGCCGGGAAGATCTCGCGGCCGGCTTGCCGACGAGGTGTACGACACGCTGCTCGGACAGATGATGTCGCTACGGATCGAGCCTGGCTCCCGCGTCACGATCGACGTCCTGGCGCGAGAGCTGGGGGTCTCACAGACGCCGATCCGAGACGCTCTGAACCGCATGGAGGCCGAGGGCCTGGTCGTGCGTGTGCCCCATGCTGGCTATCGCATTCCCCCCCAAATCACCCGTCACCGATTCGAGGACATGCTTGAGGTCCGCCTGCTCCTCGAGCCGGCAGCGGCGCGCAAATCCGCCGAACGCGCATCTTTGAAGCAGGTGGCCGGTCTGCGACGAATGCTGGAGGAGATGGCGGAGCTGGAGGGGGGCGACGGGCCCATGGCCTATGGCGCCTTCGGGCTACGCGACGCCGCTTTTCACGATCTCGTCGCCCTGAGCGCGGAGAACCAGGTCATCCGCGAAGCGCTCGCTCGCCTGCACACGCACGTGCACCTGTTCCGGCTTCTCCACGACACCCAGGTCACTCACTTGGCCATGGCCGAGCACGAAGAAGTTCTGGCCGCGATCGCCGCGCGTGACCCCGACGCCGCCGCCTACGCCATGCGTCGGCACATCCTGCTGTCCGGCGAGCGGTTCCGACGATTGTTCGACCAGGCCAAGGGCGCGGACGGAATGGCGGTAGAGGCTTGA
- a CDS encoding DJ-1/PfpI family protein translates to MPRALLLTGDAAEELDTMYPYYRVQEGGWDVDVSSRTMRDVQLVIHEFDPNSDAYVEKNGRKLPVDVPWAEVDVERYDALIIPGGRAPEWIRVDADVRRITEHFFARNLPIALVCHGAQVPAVYGLLKGRKTACFPPITGDMENAGATVIDAPDVVDGNLVSCRGWPDMPQFGRAMMEVFSKSINSASA, encoded by the coding sequence GTGCCCAGAGCGCTGCTCCTGACCGGCGACGCCGCCGAGGAGCTCGACACCATGTATCCCTACTATCGCGTGCAGGAGGGCGGCTGGGACGTTGACGTCTCGTCACGGACGATGCGTGACGTTCAGCTGGTCATCCACGAGTTCGACCCCAACTCCGACGCCTACGTGGAGAAGAACGGCCGAAAGTTGCCGGTCGATGTGCCCTGGGCCGAGGTCGACGTCGAGCGCTATGACGCCCTCATCATCCCTGGGGGACGTGCCCCCGAGTGGATCCGGGTCGACGCCGACGTCAGGCGCATCACCGAGCACTTCTTCGCGCGCAACCTCCCGATCGCGCTGGTGTGCCACGGCGCGCAGGTGCCAGCTGTTTACGGGCTACTGAAGGGGCGAAAGACGGCGTGCTTCCCCCCCATCACCGGTGACATGGAGAACGCGGGCGCGACGGTCATCGACGCTCCCGACGTCGTGGACGGCAACCTCGTCTCCTGCCGGGGGTGGCCCGACATGCCGCAATTCGGCAGGGCGATGATGGAGGTCTTCTCGAAGTCCATCAACTCCGCATCGGCATGA
- a CDS encoding alpha/beta fold hydrolase: MTALRTVTVDGSPVHVLESGTGPAVLMLHGSGPGTTGSGAWATTAQALGTSWHLVAPDQAGFGRTPIPAGSRGGLRLWTEQAAGLMDALGVEHYAVVGHSMGGAVALALAAARPQQVTRVVAVSTMGAPGAPLSAELDAVWAAPADPLGARDMLSRLVLDQALVTESAVAARAAAMRAGAAAFASLFPPPRARWADDLTLSAQTLAGVRAPVLLVHGAEDRITPLGTAALPLLEHLADVRLYVLGRCGHVPALEHPHDFRRLLSCFLGRERGP, from the coding sequence GTGACGGCACTTCGGACCGTCACAGTCGACGGCTCCCCCGTCCACGTCCTGGAGAGTGGCACCGGGCCCGCGGTGCTGATGCTGCACGGCTCCGGACCCGGTACGACCGGATCCGGCGCCTGGGCAACGACGGCACAGGCGCTGGGCACGTCCTGGCACCTGGTGGCTCCTGACCAGGCAGGGTTCGGCCGTACACCGATCCCGGCCGGCTCCAGGGGTGGGCTCCGGCTGTGGACGGAGCAGGCCGCGGGCCTGATGGATGCTCTCGGTGTCGAGCACTACGCCGTGGTGGGCCACTCCATGGGCGGTGCCGTGGCGCTGGCGTTGGCGGCCGCGCGTCCCCAGCAGGTCACCCGTGTCGTGGCGGTCTCGACGATGGGCGCCCCCGGGGCGCCGCTGTCCGCCGAGCTCGACGCGGTCTGGGCCGCCCCCGCCGACCCGCTCGGGGCACGAGACATGTTGAGTCGCCTCGTCCTCGACCAAGCGCTCGTGACCGAGTCGGCCGTCGCTGCCCGTGCAGCCGCGATGCGAGCGGGGGCGGCCGCATTCGCGTCGTTGTTCCCTCCACCTAGGGCACGTTGGGCCGACGACCTCACCCTCTCGGCGCAAACGCTGGCAGGGGTCCGCGCGCCCGTGCTGCTCGTCCACGGCGCCGAGGACCGAATCACCCCGCTCGGGACGGCAGCCCTGCCCCTGCTCGAACACCTGGCCGATGTCCGTCTGTACGTGCTCGGCCGATGCGGGCACGTGCCGGCGCTCGAACACCCGCACGACTTCAGGCGACTCCTGTCGTGCTTCCTCGGCCGGGAACGAGGTCCCTAA